The segment gattttttttgggcgatggtaaaaataaaaacgtatatatgtgtgtatatatatatatatatatatatatatatatatatatatatatatatatatatatatatatatatatatatatatatatatatatgtgtgtgtgtttgtgtgtgtgtgtgtgtgtgtgtgtgtgtgtatgtatgcaaattgatctgtttatttaacattatattgATGACTAAacattattcatgttttattaaattttttttattttttgtcaatcaACTCACAAAGATTAGTAATATTGGTAGGTTAATAACATTAAgcttcttttattattaataggGAGTGAATTGTGCAGCTCACACAGAATAAACACACTGAGACCTAGAGGGGGAAAAGCATTGTTTCTATTTTGCTTtcatcactcttaaaaataaagatctaAAAAATCTATGATCATTCCCAAGTGAGGGTTCATGAGTTGATAAACTGGTAATTAGTTATATttgaatgtaaaattaaaataaaaaaatggggcTGCACAATAAAACCTATATAGCTAAGTGCAATTATGAAATcaaaagctaaaaaaataattaaataattgtatagtATGTTGTGCTCCATAACTCTCACCAAAATGTCCAAGCAGCTCTGCCATACATGCATGACTCAATAAAAGCACAACTTTAAACTACAACTTTTGTGTGCTTCATATTCCATGTCtactaaaacattacaaaatataaaattggGAAACACTTTACATTAAATGTTCATTTGTCATTAGTCTTTATTAGTATACATGGAAACTTTATAATTTATTCTTTAGAGTGTGAAAACGatctttttttaaaagatttttaaaatgttctttacaatgaggaaaatgtttcttttaagaaTTTTAAGACAAAAAAAGGTTCCTCTATAGTATTGTGAAACCccctttttggaacctttatttttaagtgtagcattgaacaatacttctacactTGTACTTCTACAACAAATCTCAGATATATCCAACATCATTCTTTCACTTTCAACCAATAATGATGCATTAAGTGCAGGGATGGGAGTCATTTGTGTACCACATTTTTCATATTAGCAGTTTATGCATGTATTATATTATGCTTAATGTCTACAGTATGTCTCCTACAGTGTGAATGCTCTGGCTGCGGTAACTATTGCAGATCTAATTCGGCAGTACCTCTGTCAGAAAGGCAGCTGTCCTGGTCTTCAAGGGCATAAGTGAGTGAATATCTTCACTTAGAGCCCATTAATGCATGATCAGTGATACTCCCTACTTAACTATAGATGATATTCCCTAATCACAGGTTTGTTTTATGGTGCCATGTCCATCGGAATGGCTGGTGCTCCATCTTTAATGGGAGGGATGCTACAGATGAATAATGTGGCATTATTGGGCAAATGATGGTGTAGTCCTAATTTTCTTGTCTGTTTGTTTCTCAACAGGCTGCTATGGTATCGCAAGAGTGGTTGGCGGACCTCTACTGGGCCTTTTTACTCTTGGCATCCTGTTTCCATGCGGTAATGCAAAGTGTTAGGCTAGATTGTAATGTTATGAAAATTTGCAAAAGGTTTTACTCgccctcaggctatccaagatgtagatgaatttgtttcttcgtCTGAACAGATGTGGAGAACTAGCATGACATTACTTGGAtcaactgcagtgaatgggtgccgttagaatgagagtccaaacagctgataaaacttcacaataatccacaccactccagtccatatACACATATTGTGCCGTGAAAAGCTGCATGCTTTGTAAGAATCAAATCAATCATTAAGGGGTTTTAACTTTGAACCATTGCTTCAGgccaaaatgtacaaatgtttcaCCTTGAAAacggtgtttgatctgtgcatacagtcatggccaaaaatatcggcacccttAAGAAATACGATCAAaggaggctgtgaaaattaatctgcattgttaatccttttgatcttttaaaataaaataaaaataatcacaaaaaattAAACTTCCAATGGATATCAAGAATTTAAAACTGtgggaaatatcattatgtaatgaatgtttttctcaaatacacgttggacacaattattggcaccccaaGAAATTCTTTTgagtaaaatatttctgaagaatattcccattcatattcaaaattttgagcactccagcatgattatgaacatgaaattatccagccatggcttcctgtttcacagaaatataaatagaaggcaaaacaaagcccaaattccccttaatcacaatgagaaaaaccaaagtatatatttctgatgtgcagcaaaagacaATTGAGCTTCACTAATTATTGAAGTGGCTTTAAGGAAAGAgttagagcagtgaaaattcacATTTCCACCATCaaggcaataattaagaatttccaatcaacagagaATGTTatgaaactgcctggaagaggacgtgtgtctatatcgtcctaatgcacggtGAGAAGGAgtgtttgagtggctaaagactcaaaagaccacagctggagaactgcagaaaatagttgagtctcagggtcagaaaacattttaaaaaatgttcaaacAGTACCTACaccaccacatgttgtttgggagggtttcaagaaaaattctcctagcttatccaaaaacaaacttaagcatattcagttattagacatgactggaacttgaaatgggactggcttctatggtcagatgaaactgacctgcaccctacagaaaatgagaggagtgaactgaagaggagaagctgggaatctgaagggtctggagtgattctggatgaaggaatggtctctgatctcttgtcaggtgttctctaacctcatcaggcattataagAGTACATTTAGACCAGTTAAACTGGCAAACGAAGATTTCAagaagtattgaataaaagggtgccgttaattgtggccaatgtgtattagagaaaaacatttatttaataattatatttctccccatttgtaattattattatccaatgaaagttttgatttttgtgatttaaaaaaaaataaaagatcaaaaggattaacaatgcagattaattttcacagccttctttgattatATTTACCATATATTGGCCATGAatgtatttctctcctgattcagaaaaaATGACTATTTCACCggagaaagcaatatcatgaatagatgactgcagcttttcacttcatggggcattaactgatggactagagtgattgtttgatttttatcagctgtttggactatctttctgacggcacccattcactgcagaggatccactggtgagcaactgATGGAATGCTAAACTACATccagatctgttctgatgaagaagcgaactcatctacatcttggatggccagaaTGCGAATAAAATTTTCAGTGATTTTGgtcaaactattcctttaaaagtatGGATGTTTTAGGGAGGTTTGGCAGGACTGGTGTCTGATTTGGCTCCGTCTCTGTGACTGTGCATGGAGGCACAGATATACCCTCCACGACCAGATAACAGCAGACCGCTGGTTCTAATGACACAAGGCTATAACTTCTCAGGTGGCACATAATTGTATCCACTTCCTTACAGGCCTTTCCTGGCTGATAAGTGGTACTCACTCTCAAACATATACTTCAGCCCACTGGGGACTGTGGCAATCATCACTGTGGGTTTTACTGTCAGCATACTTTCAGGTATTCAGGAGACTTTCTGATAGGTGAAGCACCCTGCTGTCATTGTTCAAAGTAACTGATGTTTTCTAAATTTGTCTCTAAGGCGGCAGACAGATGAAAGTTCAGTCTGGGCTTATGCTCTCAAAAGAAGACCTCACCTTCTACAAAGCCTACAATGTACTCAAAGCAAAAGTGAGCACATTctttaatgcatatatataaatacacatgtagAACTAGACAGACATACTCACACTATTCCGATCTATTCTATCATTGTCAATTATTTGCACAAAAAGGTTTCTAGTAACACAGGAAATTTTGACCTGGTGCAGGAGCTAGAGAAATCCTTTGGAAAAAACAACTTTGCTTTCTGTGATGTAGAGCTGTCTACACAAAGACCTGCTAAGAACATCATGAACTTACATAGAAATACTTCATTGTCATTACAAATAACTGCCTATTGTATCGAACAAGGTAAGTAAAAATAGATGTTTAAGTATGAATCTGTTCAACATTCAGACATTCAAAACGTGCAGAAAGTAATGATTTAACTTTTGACACATATACAGTCTGGCAGAAACACCGATTAATGCTCTGGTTCATAGTAGCGTTTCTTCATCGCTCTGTATTTCCTGAGGAAGTAGAGCGCCTCGAGTTCTTTGATCACATAGTCTCCACGGTCAACCAGCTTTTTGATTTTCTCAGGATCGGTGATATCTTTGTTCTTCATGAATGCTGTTTTCAGACGCTCCCTGAAGTATGTAGTGCCTTTGGGGTATTCCCGTCCAAGATAAAGAAGCTGTAGAAAAGAGATGCATTACCCAAGCAATGGATAGTCATCAGtataattttacatttctttcGGGACTCTGCTGCCATGCAATGTTATGTCCAATAAAGGATGACATAAAATACCACTGGATAACATTTCATAGGAAAGAACAGAAGTAAAAAGGAAACTGACAGACAATGATGCTTACATTTTTGTACAATCTTATAACTTCTCCTCTCAGTGGATTACTCATTTTAATTTATCTCTCTTTCCTCCTGCGAATAAACCTCAAACAGACAGAGAACAAACAATAATGCACCACAATTTAATGCCTATTGTATTCAGTTAGCATGCAACACCAAATTTACACAAGAAATGTGTACTAAGATTATCTTAGAATATAATTCTCCTATTATTGTATTATCATACTTTATAGTTTATTTAGGTTATAAACGACGATTTATTGACTGGATAAAGTCACCCTCAACTGGGCAGTAAAGTTTCATGTAAGAAATATGGTTTATGGCAGTGTTTGCTCACCTACAAGATCATAACAGAGGTGATTACCAGGACGTGCGGGGAAAACGCCATGATATGGATGCTTTCCAAAATATAAGTCCTGTAGCGTGATGGcgtgtcaaaataaaagccatgTTCCGTCTTtgtatttctttcaaaataaaagtcccattgTAGCTTGTATTTTAACtggagaaaacattgtattttcacAGAATTGTATTATATTAGAGCTTTACAGCAATAACTTGAGATCacagacaagattatttcaaaacatattGTTATCATTTTATTGAACAGTATCCATAATATCCACAAAATATGCTCTGGCAGCATATTCCTATACAAAATATTGTCCTATATAACCCCaatcaacattaaaatatatactgattttcatttttaaacaccCCTCTtcatacttaaaatataaatagactTTAATCCTTTTCTTGGAATATTCTCTGCATTCATTCATGTAGTTTTCATCAAGTGCTTCAGTGCATGTTGCCAACAGTTTTCCAGATGAATTCAGCTCTTCTTCCTATACAGAAGCAGGTAGGCTGTCTCTCTAAAAACAGCAAATTTAGAATTAAAACCTGGAAGATGTCTTggaagaaattatttaaaaggtCTGCATTTATGTTTTGGTTTCATGTGAAGTGCATGTGAGAAGCTATGTAAGTTTAGGGTTATTGATGTTTAACATACCCATAGTGCTGACGGTACCCTCCATATGTGCCCTGCACATCTGCCCATGTGGACTGAGATAAACAAAATAATTGCATGTAAGTATCTTTTACATAACACTCATAACTATTTCAGATACTATGAATCGGTCTGTCACTATTTCTTACTGGTCGCACGCAGCTGTCATCAGCATAATACCACATCTTTTCCTGATTTGGTCTGATGAAAGCAGTGTAGTGACCAGACACAGTAGTTCCCTTATGCACAACTACTGCATAGAGACTGTAATGCTCATCAGAACGGAGACAATCAGCCTAAAACAAGTATACAACAAATCAAGCATATATGGCAATATTATTTTGACTGCATGATACTTTACTAAATATATACTAAACATACTTCTGATTTTCCTGCAGAAAAAATGCCAGTGCTAAACGTTTCAGGGAAGGCGACTTTGTTGTAGAGTTTCCTTGGGTAGCCATTATCATTTCTGAATCTTTTCAAGTGGACACACAGAATCGGAGGCAATGAGACGAGTTTCAACTCCTAAATGAAAATGTCAGAAAATCAGAACAATCCACTCACAATGCATTGCACAATGTCCTGAAATCAGTTAAATTCTTACTTGAATTTGCTATATCACCAcatgaaatcaattaaaatatcaGAAATGTAATTGTTAACGATTAAACTGTTAGATAATGCTTTACAATAACAAATGAAGCACACACATAAGTGGATGGCTGCCTTTTTTCACACTTGTCACAGTAAACCTTCTCACTGTCCACCAGCTTTTGTAGCTGGAAAAAAGAGTTGATGCAGTTTTCCTGAAGAACATAAGAAGGAAGAATTATGTATGATTGGCTCAAGATCATATATATTATCTACTATGTATATTACTTATGCACAttgattaaaattatatattgattcaaGAATGCTGGTaaacaaacagttgctggtagccattgacctcTTTGATGATGGTTTAGTGTGCTTACCAAGGAGTTTTCCCTTTCACAGATCGCCAAAGGAAGGCTAAAAAGAGAGTTGGGCATTCGTTGGATGAATTTGCAATTTAAACACCCCACCTGGGTCTCCACCTTTATTTCAAAGAGACTGCTGATTTCCTGAGCCTGAGAGAGTAAAACACAGAGTTTAACAGAATTTATCATTCCCATTAAAACTGAGGAATTACAACACATTCTTAACATAGGTGCATTGATTTTTAATGAAAACCCACCAGAACAGCATCAGCTATCTGCTTCTGACTGAGACTGAGGATGATGTGGAATATTTCATCTGCATCCTGCTCAGTCCATCCTACACCACAATGACACAACCGAGCAACATAATACGTACAAGATTTCCATAAGTATAAGATGTTACTGTGAAATGTCACATACGTTGGATGGCTTGGCGGTAGAGGCAGTTGAGGAAGTCTTTGTATGGAGCAGGATATGATTTTCCCCTCATGGCTTCCAGGATATTCTTCAACTGCAGTGGGACATTACTCTTATCAGTCCTATCTGATGGATGCCATCTTTGAAGGAAAAATTGAAccaaaaatttgctgaaaatgtactacATCCGAGAAACAATacatacagcttttcacttcgcaagatgttaactgatggactggagtcatgagGATTACTTATGAattattgtgaggtttttatcagctgtttggtctctcattctgacggtacccattcaccgcagaggacTGGTGAGCTattgatggaatgctacatttgtTCAAATCCATTCTGATGATGGAACAAACTCTTCATCTTTGATGTCCAGAGAATGAGaacattttttaacaaatgaaacatggctagttTGCAAAGAGTGCATcttatttaaacaataatagaGGTTTACTTGTTCAGTATGTCCAGTAGTTCAGTGGTGGCAGAAAAGGACTGAAGCAAAGCATTTACACAGCAGGACAGCTTGTAGTTTAAAAGTCCCCTCACGTCTGAAACATTAAGATCATTATTAGTTCCAGCATTTCTTGATAAACTTGAACTTAAAAAATGGttcaaaagaaatgaaaatgactGTAGTTACAGTAGCCACCATAGTAGTACCTACCATAATCCAATGGTACAGGGCGTGTGTATAGTAGATAATAAGCCATTTTACTCCAATACTTTCCCATCTACAGACATACACGACTGCAAACGTTTCTCAGTGTTGTCTGGAAACTGTTGTTCTGACGCCGTCGAAATTAAACTGCGCATGGGTTataaaaatcaaatgaaatattcACCCTCTTCAAGATACTTCCGCTCCCGTTGTACTCGTAGCATAACACGCAGTTTCATACAGACATAAACAGAAACAGCTGATGTTACTTCCACTTTCAATTCATGCGTCAGTTTCAGTCACAGATGCGAAACTCACACCCGGTTCAGAATAAATGCATAGGCtaggtattatttttattttttataagtattACTATTAACAAACAGAATTTAATCACTCTTTTTTTGTAATCAATTGAAATATCAGGAAAATCGAATACTAATTATACATAgactatttatatttaatgtatttaaaccaGTGTTATGTTACTAACATTAGCATACTATAATGGATTTTTtagaattacatattttttatattttgttttgacagtcttttttaaagaaatgtctatatttattagttttagtattcatcttaaaaatgagaaataaatctgaaataaataataataataattaataataatgtttatatatatatatatatatatatatatatatatatatatatatatatatatataattttggtattatttaataataaccgTTTTTCTTTTAATCTGTACATTCTTaataaaagtgcattttaaaagtacatattaatAAACTTAGTGCAAGTCCTAACCATGACTATTCAATGTAAAGTACAATAAACTACTACTAATACTGTGTCTGCAGCACAGGTCCAGATCCACAGGAGCTCATACACtcaaaatcataaaatcatatttacacatgttataataaaattacattttatgtgcaTGAAATATTTCTCTTCAAGATATACCATCCATTTTAAATAGGTTATCAGTAGCTTGATATACAGtaattcattgatttatttatctataaTGTAATTGCACCAATAAGTGATGGCCAATCACAGGATGTATTAAGTACAACAAATCTGGGACAGAATTTGTTTTACAGTTTGTTCAAGGATAACTCCATTAAAACTCTACTGTTTCTGTAATAAGGTCCAAACATGGTGCTCGATGTTCCTGAAGGAGTTCATGCAGAGAGCAGAGAAATAGCAAGTCAATCATTATAAAAGTAATTACTGAGGACACAATGCATAAAAATGGCCAGCGGATCTCTTACCTGGGTCTATACGGACAAGAAGAACATACAGTAATATTAAAGCCAGAAAAGCTTTGCGCAGAGAGATGGATCTGATTCTAATCTGGCTACTGGGAGACCTCGGTATAACAAGCTCATTGTGGATCTCTGTCAATCACAAAAACACATCACTGCATTCACCATCTATTCTACAATAAATTGACTTCCTCATCAATGATATAGTTATATATTCTGTAAAAAATATGGGAATATAggccaaaatattttaaatcaaatttcttATATTTCTAAGTTCATATTTTAGttgacacatatatatatatatatatatgttttatattttccatattttatacattttagacTTCCTCAAAATACTATAGTATAAAATCTAAAAGATATTAACCTTTTCCAGCATAGATGAATGTACACAAACTCCCTTaggttaaaaataaatggataaaatacatttaagcacATAATTTATTGATCCTACAGAATGCAAAGGTGCTTCCGTTAAATAAGGCTGGGGACATCAAAATTACATCTTTAATTCCTCTCTCCTGAAGtgttcatttattacattttcttgGTTGTAAGGGATCACAATTTCCCAAATCTTATCAAATCCGTTAATGAACAGAAAAGACTAAAAAACGAATCAAACTATTGCCGTATCTGTTAATTTCCGATTTAAGTCCAATCACTGGCAACTCCAGCATCTGCTGGAAGAAGCTGACCTCTATCAATCAACAATTTCATCAGTCCTTTCCTCCGTCTCCATGTCACCCTCAGTCCATAGTCTTCCTCAGGTGTGTCCTGCACCAGGACACTTGTGTCCTCAGTACATGGAGGAGATTTTCCTTGGTTTGGAGGGAAGAGGAGATGTTGAACACTGGATGGAGACGTGCTGGAACAATGTGGCATTTCTGGCGTCTCTATATTCGGGGGGTCGGGAACTAAGCTTGTGTTCGGTGTGTGAACAGAATCCATAGACGTTATATTTCCATTTTTACGGATCTGAAGGTTCTTTAAAACTTCTGAACGCCTGGAGGTGGATAGAACACGGGTAGCCATCCTCATCTTCACCCCTTTTCGAGGAAAGTGAGTTCTTCTTGGAGTTTCTCTACACTCCTTGCTATGACCATCTGAGGAAACCTGCCTGTCATTCTTCATCCGTGTACTACTAAAATTTTCACGTTGGTGCTGCGAACCTGCTGTGGTTGCCTCAAAGGACAACGGAATATATTTGCATCCCTTTGCTCTTCTAGGCTGAGGAAACCCCAAATCTGGCGCCTTATTTGAGATTCTCGTATGTCTCTGGTTATTTCTCCTCCCTCGGCCACATCCACTAACTGTTGTGGTTTCAAGTGAATTAAACTCCGGAGACACCTACAAACAGACAATATACCAGTTAATAAAATGTCTGCACTCAAAACATTCAAGTAAGGATTGCAAAGCATGCAAATACCCAAGATGTACATGGTGCACCACTTTGCTGTGGTTTTTCTGATATAAATGTCTTGGGTTGAATGGCACTCCGTAGCTGTGGTCCATACTCATGCTTTGGTCCATTAATGGGAGCCTCCACAAACAACAGCTGAGATTTGTGCGGGTTCAGCAGCCTCTTCTTATGTGAATTGCGGGGCATTAGAAGACATGATAAGCTTCAAGGAAGGAAAACAAGATGACATGAGACAGAGAATTACTACTACTGTCAGTTGCCTGCACATTGTATAAGACACACACTACTAACTGCTAACACATTTATGAGTCTCAAACCCCGTAATACTCATTCAAAAATGTCATTCGAATTTTATCATATGTTTTATGCAATGTCCCTCGACATACACTTAGTAAGAGATGGCAGCAGTACTATGAGCTATCAAGAAAGTTCGCACGAGGAAAATGTAAGTTACATGTCATGCAATGAAAACCTTAGCTGATACTCACGCATCGCTTTGTATTTCTTCTTAATCGCATTGTATTTCCTCTTTGGACCGTGTAAATTCAACAAAGAGGCTGATAAACCGTCTAACTGAGGTTCATC is part of the Carassius gibelio isolate Cgi1373 ecotype wild population from Czech Republic chromosome A4, carGib1.2-hapl.c, whole genome shotgun sequence genome and harbors:
- the LOC127977699 gene encoding RAD9, HUS1, RAD1-interacting nuclear orphan protein 1 isoform X1 — translated: MPRNSHKKRLLNPHKSQLLFVEAPINGPKHEYGPQLRSAIQPKTFISEKPQQSGAPCTSWVSPEFNSLETTTVSGCGRGRRNNQRHTRISNKAPDLGFPQPRRAKGCKYIPLSFEATTAGSQHQRENFSSTRMKNDRQVSSDGHSKECRETPRRTHFPRKGVKMRMATRVLSTSRRSEVLKNLQIRKNGNITSMDSVHTPNTSLVPDPPNIETPEMPHCSSTSPSSVQHLLFPPNQGKSPPCTEDTSVLVQDTPEEDYGLRVTWRRRKGLMKLLIDRGQLLPADAGVASDWT
- the LOC127977699 gene encoding RAD9, HUS1, RAD1-interacting nuclear orphan protein 1 isoform X2, whose amino-acid sequence is MDQSMSMDHSYGVPFNPRHLYQKNHSKVVHHVSPEFNSLETTTVSGCGRGRRNNQRHTRISNKAPDLGFPQPRRAKGCKYIPLSFEATTAGSQHQRENFSSTRMKNDRQVSSDGHSKECRETPRRTHFPRKGVKMRMATRVLSTSRRSEVLKNLQIRKNGNITSMDSVHTPNTSLVPDPPNIETPEMPHCSSTSPSSVQHLLFPPNQGKSPPCTEDTSVLVQDTPEEDYGLRVTWRRRKGLMKLLIDRGQLLPADAGVASDWT
- the LOC127977679 gene encoding LYR motif-containing protein 5A; this translates as MSNPLRGEVIRLYKNLLYLGREYPKGTTYFRERLKTAFMKNKDITDPEKIKKLVDRGDYVIKELEALYFLRKYRAMKKRYYEPEH
- the LOC127977637 gene encoding ubl carboxyl-terminal hydrolase 18 isoform X1 gives rise to the protein MGKYWSKMAYYLLYTRPVPLDYDVRGLLNYKLSCCVNALLQSFSATTELLDILNKWHPSDRTDKSNVPLQLKNILEAMRGKSYPAPYKDFLNCLYRQAIQRWTEQDADEIFHIILSLSQKQIADAVLAQEISSLFEIKVETQVGCLNCKFIQRMPNSLFSLPLAICERENSLENCINSFFQLQKLVDSEKVYCDKCEKRQPSTYELKLVSLPPILCVHLKRFRNDNGYPRKLYNKVAFPETFSTGIFSAGKSEADCLRSDEHYSLYAVVVHKGTTVSGHYTAFIRPNQEKMWYYADDSCVRPSTWADVQGTYGGYRQHYGETAYLLLYRKKS
- the LOC127977637 gene encoding ubl carboxyl-terminal hydrolase 18 isoform X2, which encodes MRGKSYPAPYKDFLNCLYRQAIQRWTEQDADEIFHIILSLSQKQIADAVLAQEISSLFEIKVETQVGCLNCKFIQRMPNSLFSLPLAICERENSLENCINSFFQLQKLVDSEKVYCDKCEKRQPSTYELKLVSLPPILCVHLKRFRNDNGYPRKLYNKVAFPETFSTGIFSAGKSEADCLRSDEHYSLYAVVVHKGTTVSGHYTAFIRPNQEKMWYYADDSCVRPSTWADVQGTYGGYRQHYGETAYLLLYRKKS